The following proteins are co-located in the Apium graveolens cultivar Ventura chromosome 5, ASM990537v1, whole genome shotgun sequence genome:
- the LOC141724618 gene encoding protein trichome birefringence-like 3, with protein MGTLIKSPLSKLPFSIITISICAFAFIGLLYTERISFLSSSTIFTLSPCAERALATSKDKIADSNDVNYLADDRFEFDPNECSITSGKWRFNSSIEPLYTDTSCPYLDRQVSCVKNGRPDSDYHHWEWQPDDCYLPRFDPKVALEKIRGKRLMFVGDSLQRGQWQSFVCLVEFIIPTDQKSMRRGRVHSTFKAKEYNATIEFYWAPFLVESNSDLKIVGDPKQRILRVDSVTKHAKHWLGVDILVFNTYVWWMSGLKIKSLWGSFANGEDGSEELDASVSYRIGLKTWANWVDTTINTKKTRVFFTTMSPTHQRSADWNNKGGMKCYNETKPVMKKRHWGTGSDKRIMKVVADVVGKMKVPVSLINITQLSEYRIDAHASVYTETGGKLLTDEQKADPLRNADCIHWCLPGVPDTWNQIFFAHL; from the exons ATGGGCACATTAATCAAATCTCCCCTATCAAAGCTTCcattttccattattacaatcTCAATCTGTGCATTTGCCTTCATTGGCCTGTTGTACACTGAAAGAATCAGTTTTCTTTCTTCCAGTACCATTTTCACGCTTAGTCCTTGCGCTGAGCGTGCTCTTGCAACGTCTAAAG ATAAAATTGCAGACAGTAATGATGTGAATTACCTAGCAGATGATCGGTTTGAATTTGATCCAAACGAGTGTAGCATTACTAGTGGAAAATGGAGGTTTAACAGCTCCATTGAGCCTTTATACACCGATACGAGCTGCCCATATCTCGATAGACAAGTATCTTGTGTTAAAAACGGCAGGCCGGACTCAGATTATCATCACTGGGAATGGCAGCCAGATGACTGTTACTTGCCTAG GTTTGATCCAAAAGTTGCCCTTGAGAAAATCCGAGGGAAGAGGCTAATGTTTGTAGGGGATTCACTGCAAAGAGGACAATGGCAGTCTTTTGTTTGTCTAGTTGAGTTCATCATACCTACAGATCAGAAGTCCATGCGTCGAGGCCGTGTTCATTCAACCTTCAAAGCAAAG GAATATAATGCTACAATTGAATTTTACTGGGCGCCGTTTTTAGTTGAGTCAAATTCTGATCTGAAAATAGTAGGAGATCCAAAACAGAGAATATTAAGAGTTGATTCAGTTACAAAGCATGCAAAACACTGGCTGGGAGTTGATATCCTTGTTTTTAACACTTATGTTTGGTGGATGAGTGGTCTAAAAATCAAGTCTCT ATGGGGTTCATTTGCCAATGGAGAAGATGGTTCTGAAGAACTAGATGCTTCTGTTTCCTACAGGATAGGATTAAAGACTTGGGCCAACTGGGTTGACACCACTATTAATACTAAAAAAACAAGGGTGTTCTTTACTACTATGTCCCCAACACACCAGAG GAGTGCAGACTGGAACAACAAAGGAGGGATGAAATGCTACAATGAAACAAAACCTGTTATGAAAAAGAGGCATTGGGGAACTGGCTCCGACAAACGGATAATGAAGGTTGTTGCAGATGTTGTAGGGAAAATGAAAGTACCTGTTTCATTGATAAACATAACCCAGTTATCAGAGTACAGAATTGATGCACATGCCTCAGTTTACACAGAGACCGGTGGTAAACTGTTAACTGATGAACAAAAGGCTGATCCACTACGCAATGCAGACTGTATACACTGGTGTTTGCCAGGGGTTCCTGATACATGGAATCAAATATTTTTTGCACATTTGTAG